A genomic window from Quercus lobata isolate SW786 chromosome 10, ValleyOak3.0 Primary Assembly, whole genome shotgun sequence includes:
- the LOC115963074 gene encoding uncharacterized protein LOC115963074, translating to MFASESIGNNTQKKLIKIDISSDTVCPWCFVGKKNLDKAIAASKDHYDFEIRWHPFQLNPSAPKEGINRKEYYRKALIEARMSKVFRGHGLEYNLSGLMGNTLDSHRLMHFTGQQGLDKQHNLIEVLSLGYFTQEKFIGDK from the exons ATGTTTGCGTCCGAGTCAATTGGAAACAACACTCAGAAAAAGCTTATAAAAATAGATATTAGTTCAGACACTGTGTGTCCATGGTGCTTTGTGGgcaaaaaaaatcttgacaaAGCTATAGCTGCATCTAAGGATCACTATGACTTTGAg ATTAGATGGCATCCATTTCAACTTAATCCTTCTGCCCCAAAAGAAGGCATCAATAGGAAAGAGTATTACAGGAAGGCATTAATAGAAGCTCGGATGTCAAAG gtttttaggGGCCATGGATTGGAATATAACCTTTCAGGACTCAT GGGAAATACTCTAGACAGCCACAGGCTTATGCATTTCACTGGGCAACAGGGTCTTGATAAGCAACATAATCTTATAGAGGTGCTCTCTCTTGGCTACTTCACTCAGGAAAAATTTATTGGTGACAAGTAA